The segment tttcacttaGGTCTAAAAACTATTGTGAATGTGATGAGAGTTTTGTGATATGCCTTCTTCAATGGTTGTTATTTCACTATTTTCTACTAAATAACAGTGATACTTTTGAAGAGCTTCATTCTCTAGTTTATTTGATCTATTGTGTTGCTTGTTGATCAGAGCTTCTTAAAGTTCTTACAAGATTTTTTGATCTAAATATTGATGATTTGAGATGCATCACTGTCATTGCTCTCCAAGAACCTTGGTCTGCAAAttattgtgtagttgtccctatTGGCTGCATTTGTATCATTGATCATTACTATTCTTTAATCGCGGGCCTTCCTCTGTTTTGGATTGCTAATGTCTTCATGATTTTTTCACAAAGTAGAGATTGTTATATGCACTTGTCACTGTGTATTTCCATGGATTGTGAGTGTGGCATTATACCCATGTGGTTTCTATTAGTCGTGAGCATACTCTTTATACTATTGTGCTCTACTCACTGTGATGAGTCTACAATCGTTGTTCTCAGTCTTTGACAGACCCCTTCATGGGTTATACTTATTTTAGATCTCAGAAAGGGATCTTTAATCTTTGAATGTTGCAACTAATTCTTAAGATTTCTCATCATGGTATTGGATTGTGGTTGTCATGATAGCTCATGAGACTGCTCTGTCCTCATTACATGCTGCAACATATTGCAAAACTCCTGTAAATGAAGATCACTTTCATTTTTTCACTGTCACTGTGTCCATCATTGATCGAATGCAAAGGCCTTCACAAAGACCTTTGATCTCCACTAGTTCATCTCATGGCTTTCTAAGGCTGCCATGTCCTATTAACTGCTAATGATTGTGTATTGATATGTTGTTGTAATAAGGGTTTTCAAATGTGGCTCTATGACTGTAAACTTTGATTTGTGACTCCACTCCTTATTTGAAGCAATTGTTTGTATCATTTTTGGGTTGTGCAATTGTATCTCCATTTATAGAGGACCTCTAAACAATGTTGACCATTGTGGCATATGACTTAATCCTCCTTGGATTAATTTCAAGGTTTTCTCATTCTTGATAAAAACTTGAAAGTAAATCGATGATACAAAGACAAAAATCCTTATGCCAAGCCTATTCTGTAGGATACATTCTCCCTTATTTAAACCATCATACTTGTTTTTAGGTGTGACTTATAAGAATATCTGGAAATGAATATACAAGATATTTTCTCTCTTTAAGAGTAGAGCTTTGAAACCCTACCTTTTAGCATAGGCACTTGTTCGATTGAACTTCTGATTTGAGAGGCTTTAACTGCGTACTTTCACATGAGGATCTCTTGCATTGATCAAATCACTGCTTGCAACTGGTTCTTTGATGACGTATCAGTTGTGATAACCCCTTGTTTGTAGTTCATGAGGTGGGAAAGGCTCCATATCCACGGTGAAGAGCATGAAACTacaaacaaactcctaaaaaacTCAAATCATGGCCCTAAGCAGCGTAGGGAAGCTTTTTTAAACTTTCACTTTTACTTTTCATTAGCATGAACCCGATCTTGCCTCCTTCAATGTGGATGAATATGCTTAAAAGATCCTTTGGGAGATCTATCAAATATCTGATGTATCATTTACCTTTTCATTTATATTGACTggtccgaattatggattcggacgaCACCATCTAAGTGAGAACCTGAGGTATTGTGGATgaacagaattgaagcaagccaaaaagtgatctattccattcgaaaatacaacatatagtagttcatgagattccaagggtcacaaaaacccgTTGAGAATCGAAGCtcaacagtcacatttgtttattacataataaaatctaaaactacgaaaaatttcaaaaaactatatgaaattttgtcctaactattatgctcgggactcaaaattacgagccgtttaactcattggaaaggtctccaagagttaggAGCGAAGTCCTGTAAGTACTCTAATTGACAGGCCAAACTTTCAAGGActgaaaatgccccgaaggccttcaaaaatgacaattactaacatatagaaaaactaaaaaaaatatataaaaatatttcaaattttcttctgatcattgACACCACTTTTCAAACTTTATAAACACATATCAACAATGTATTTAATACAACTCCTCTCACCTTTTGTTAGTCTTTTAGATCcccttataaataatattttcccTTCTAAGACTTCATGATAAGACATAGGGTACATTTGAAGGCTATTTTGGCTTGTGAGCCAAAAATAGATAACAAAGACAACTCATACACTTCCCACATTAAAAGGTATGAAAATGAGAAGCTTGAAAGAGATacatgaacaaggaaaagaaagttTGGATTTTTACTCAAATTTGCTTAGTTCTCTTATAATCCTAGGAGTTTTGAAGAAGTAGTTAAGGAGGAACATtgggtcaaagccatggatgaagaaattcATTCCATTGAAAgaaatcaaacatgggagcttgtgGATCTACCTGAAGATATGGATTGCATTGGTGTCTTATGGGTTTATAAAATCAAATTTACTGCAGAAGGTGAAATTGACAAACATAAGGCTAGATTAGTAgcaaaaggttttgcacaaaaatatagaattgattataatgaaacatttgcttCAATTGTCAGGCTTGATACTATTAGAATGGTTTTAGCAATAGCTGCACAAAATTATTGGGAAGTTTTTCAAATGAATGTGAAAACAACTTTTTTGAATGTTGTTTTCTATAGAGAATTACCAGAGGCAttagaaaattgaaacaagagtGAGAGTCCTAAGACTAACCCTAGGGGTTTAAATATACGTTAGTTCACTAAAATAGAAGGGAGAAATGGCAATATCATTTTTTACTCTTAAGCATTGAGAGATTCCCGTGGCCACCCATACGCCAAGAATAAACCGCGAATGCATTCCAAtgtgaaaggaagaaaattcaagTGAGATACAAACGTTGAAGCGTTCAAAACCATCCATGGCCAGAAAGACTTTAAGACATTTTTCCTTTTGAAATCTATGAAAAAGTCTAGCTTGGCTTTGATTATTTGTTCAATGAATAGGTAAGAAGTTCAAATGGGAGAACAAACATTGAAGCGTTCAAAACCATCCACGGCGAGAAAGACTTGAAGACTTTTGTCCTTTCAAAGTCTATGAAAATATCTAGTTTGGCTTTGATTATTTTTTGTTCAATGAATGTGAAATCTTTCTACGCGTCTAGAACGTCAATGGTCTTCGTACGTGTTTGATCTGTCACTTATCAACCAGCTGGAAGGCTATCACATTGTCGTGCTGAGGTTACATATGATGGGATGTTTTAGCAACTTCCACTTCCCACGTAAACATCACTATTTATGAAATTTGTTTCCATGGTCCAAATCTAACATAAACTTCCACGTTCGAATTGAATCGAATATAGGACTGATGTCGGAACCTTTTCACATGCTAGGTACCTAAGGCCCAAGGGATAAAAGACGAAAACTGAGCTATAAAGAACCAAACAACTAAACAATCAAGCCTGTAACCACCACCATGAACTACGTGCTGAAAGGTCAGATCTCAATCTCTTTGAGAGATTTGGCTGTTACTATCATTCTACTCATTTGCACCAGTGGAGTTTACGTCTCTGCCATTACTGCAGACGAACCGGGCATAATCAGCCTGGGGTCTAGCGTGAGGAGAGACCAGAAATGGCTTTCTTCCGACGGAATGTTTGCAATGGGTATATTCTCTCTGAAAACAGGAGCCAATTATCTGGGCATCTGGTATGCCAACATTACATCCCCAATGAGAACCAGGATTATTTGGGTAGCGAACAGGGACAACCCTGCTTCAAATTCTGCCTCCCTTGATTTCCGTTTGGACGGAAACCTAGTGCTCTTGGACCAGGGGAAACAAATCTGGAGTAGCAACACAAGCAGACTAAACGTATCCTTTGCACAGCTTGACAAAACGGGAAATTTCCTTCTAATTTCCAGACATAACAGCAGTTCAAACGGAGCAGTGGCCGTATGGGAAAGCTTTGACACGCCATGCGATACTCTGATACCGGGAATGAAGATAGGTTTGGGATCAAAGCTGACTGCTTGGAAAGATTCAAACGATCCGGCCCGGGGCCGCTATTCAGTTATAGTTGACAACGATTATGTCGTTAGACTCTACTGGAACTCCACTGTGGCTTACTGGACCTCAGGCGAATTCGACGGTGGCAGCAGCACCTATTCCAACGTGCCCTCTTTGAAGAGGGTGAACAAGCGCTACAACCAGATCAAACTGGTATTGAGCTCTGGAAAGCTTATGCTCCTTTGGAACTCCACCGAACTCTACGAGCGTATTGTGGTGAGCCATAGAGGCTACATGGAGTTACAGCAATATATTGtggacgacaacataaacatatgGCAGCAGCTCTGGTTTGCGCCCGACGATCCATGCAAGGTCCATAAAGCCTGTGGATCGTACGGTGTTTGTACTCCGCAACAGGACCGAGTGATGGAATGCGCCTGTGCAACGGGCTTCCGCGTATCAGATTCGAAATCATGGGATGCGGAAGACACCTCCAAGGGATGCGTCCGTTTGCTTCCACTGAACTGTACTGCCAATGGCGGCACAAATGACAAATTTTTACAGTTGGGTGATGTTAAAATAAATGATGGCGGCTCCCCTTCGAGCGCCACCGGTGGTAAATCCGATGGGTGGTGCTCTCGCAAATGCATTTCTGATTGCTCCTGCGTTGCTTATTCTTACCAGAGAAACGGAAGCTGTTTCACATATTCTGATGCCTCTTCATTCGACCTGAGGAACTCTTCTGCTTCTGTAGCGGCGGCCAAGGACATCCACATCAGGTTTTCTGCCAGGCAGCGCTTGGCTGCAGTTTCGCCTTCTCTTGCTCCTGCGCCAGGGGTAGCAATGACCCACTCGCACAAATCCCACACAATTGTGAAGATAGTTCTCCTTTTGGTGCTGCCGCTTCTTGCTCTTGCATCTGGCTGCCTGTCGTGGAACTGGTGCAGAAAGCGACGCTCCGTATTAATGTCGGGCTTGCCCAATTACGATCTTATAGCAGAGACGCCTCACAGGTTCACGTACGATGAGCTGAGGATCGTCACAAAGAATTTCAGCCACAAGGTGGGCAGTGGGGGTTTCGGAGATGTTTACAAGGGATTTCTGTCTGACAACAGAACCTTGGCTGTTAAGAGACTCAAGAAATCGAAGCAGATAGAGAAAGAATTTCAAACAGAAGTGCTCATCATCGGCGCTATTCATCACCAGAACCTGGTTCGCTTACTTGGGTTCTGTGCGGAAGGGAGCCATAGGTTGCTTGTTTATGAGTACCTTGAAAATAGCTCGCTTGACAGATTTCTTTTCAAGAGCGGAAAAAAGAAAACGTTGAGCTGGGGCAGACGCTTTTCCATCGCTGTGGGCACTGCGCGTGGACTGGCATACATTCACGAGGAGTGCAGAGATCGAATTATGCATTTCGATGTAAAACCAGCCAACATTCTGCTTGACCACGATTTTGCCGCAAAACTATCAGATTTTGGAACTGCTAAACTTGTGGATCGAGATATGAGTCGTGTGATCACGAGAACCAGAGGTACAAGGGGCTACATGGCTCCCGAATGGCTGGCCAAGCTTCCCATTACAAGTAAGTTTAGTTTCCTCGCATCTTTTTAACCTTGTGTTGATTTCACCTTTTTCCAAGCCAGTCGCTTATGTCTTTTCTGGTTGTTCCAGCAAAAGCGGATGTATACAGTTATGGGATTACTCTTCTGGAGATTGTAAGTGGCCGAAAAAATGTGAATTTGAACACGGCCAGTGAGAAATGGTTTCTTCCAGTGTGGGCATCATCTCAACTGTCGAAGGGAGAACTTGAACAGTTGCCAgacatagaaatagaagaagagaaggagaaagaagagatggaAAGAGCGGTGAAAGTGGCATTGTGGTGCATACAAGAGGATCCAGAAGCGCGCCCTTCAATGGCCACTGTGGTTCAGGTTCTGCAGGGGGACATAACTCTCCCAGATCCTCCCATTCCTTCGGCCTTCACAAAATCGGGAGGACAAACTTCATCTTCAGACGTCTGATCCATCTCAAGACTGCTCCTATCGTCCAAGTTGCAAATACGCTTGCTCTGGTGGTTTACCGTGCTTGATATGTTCATACGGTGGTAGTCGTTTCAGTCCCTGCTTTCTGCTCTCTACTTTTAATGATTTCGAGTTTTAGTGATGTTAACTGTATTAGGGCAGCCTGTAATAAATGGAAGCGGCTAATCTCCATAAAAAAATGTTTTGGTGAGGAATTCATATATCAATCTTTATAATCTGGctgtattaaaatttaaaaaatcacaAGAAAAACAGTTGTGTTATGGGATTTAAATTTTTACATGTGTATCATTTTGTTTGGAGATTAGTCAGTTGTGTAATAAAtgattataaaaattaattattaatgtaaaataaaaaaaattgaaaagagtgTTATAATGATAGTATGAAAGATTGCAACTGTTCTACATAAAATCCACTTTTTTCTAAAAAGTTTAATACAAGATTTATTTAAGAAGAGAATAGaatacaaaatattacaaaataaaaataaaaatcattaatggtgataattgtgaaatttaataactttaaataagtaaatttaaaaaaGATGTTAGATCATCATAAAAAGTGGAAAATTATTATTAACTTGTTACTACTAGAATAATGTGAATAATAATTTGAAGGATGTTTTTAGATTTATAGAAAATTATGGCACttgtaaaaaatataatataattattgttAATGGTTGAAAAAATAGATATATAAAGAAAAATAGGAAAATTATGAAACAAAAGAATTTTAAAGGAAATGATCTTTgtaatactttttttttaaatggtatacCAAAAATGAGTGGATCATAGCCATAATATATGTCTCATAATGAAGAACAATATGAGTTGATAAAGTTGGAAGTGAGGAAAAGAGGTTTTTGGCTAATAATAGTGTTATAAATTAAAGGAATATGACACATTAAAGTTAAAAATGAAAAGATTAAAAATGTGATGTTTGTTTCAAAATTAGAACAAAATTATCAATGAACTTTTAGATAGTATTGAATTTAATTATATGTTAATAAATGATTAATTATGAGAAttcatttttaaattataaattgtgTGCAACCATTAAAGATGATAATAATTCatataaattatataaatctaTTTTAAAATATGAATATTTTTGTGCAACCATCAAAATAACTATATATGAAAATGTATAGCATGAGAACAACCACCAAAATAACTAATACGGGAAATTTATGGCATGGGTGTTTAGAACCTTATAACTATTAAATCCTTGAAGTTATGTATAAGCTTGATATATGATGCATGGGATGCTTAAGGTTCTATAAAAGAAAGGATTTGCAAAGAACTTTCTATGGGAAGCAACATAGAGATATACTTCCACAAGGTAACTCGTGTAAATAAATAGATCTCTAGATTTGGTTTATAGTGGCGTAACAAGTCATGTTGTTTAGTTTTACAACATACCTCTAGAATTTAAAATTTTGGGGACCTTGTTTCATCAAGAGTTGATGGTTTTAATAAAATCAagaattttcaattcatatttatattttcttattattttggtTTCTAAAAGTGAATTTTAAGTTGCAAGTGCTTAATAATGTTGGAGTTGATCTCTCAACCACACATCTCCCAAGAACCACCTATAATCAATACAATAGAAAGAGATAAAATTAGTGCTATGAAGGCCAAGAGCTAATTGATCCAAAAAAATAATGAATCATTTTGAATATGCAAACTTTAAACATGAgagaataatacaataaaaatccttataaaaggaaaaagacaaaagcaTAAAGAAACCTAGAAAAAACTTAAGTGAGAATAATATTAGATCATGACACGTGTTCCCATCTTATGACTTGAGACACAAAAAAACACATGACCTAACGAATATTATGTACTAGATTGAAAagaaaactaattaattaaataatataatgcaTATCCATAATGGTATATAACTAATGGTATTTATGGTCTCACATGATATAACTCATATCCATAATGGAGACACTTTAGTTGAAGGTTGCACATGGTTTAGTTTCATGATTGAGATTTTAAAGAAAATGATTCAGTGCTGAGACAATGTGTTTCATTATGTCTATGGGTCAATGTTTTTCTCTGCATTCCACCATATTGCATTCTTTGGTTGTGCAAATCTAGAGTTAGGATTGGTGATGTCTTATGGGTATGGTATAAATTTTTCAACTGATTTGATTTACTATAGAATAAATTACATGTGTTTTATCCTTCGGTCCTAATTTGACAGAGGAACAGTTTCAAGTCAATCAAAAGAATGGTCTACATTCTTTTGCATTCATAGATATGATCATGAAAACTTGGGGACATGTAATGGATAGTAAATTGGACCTATGATAGGAGTTTTAGGTCAGTTGATGAATTCGTGAACAATTTCTTGCATTATGTTGTGTAGACAATTTCTTGCATTATGTTGTCTAGGTCTACACAGTCTTGAGCATTATCTTTCAGTGATCTATTACTTTAGGAGATGATTGGAGAATAGTCTCCTATGGGTCAAATGTCTTTTCTAGTGGTCCATATTATGATTTTTGGATGATATATTGTGTTGGGATCAATGTTTGATATGCAGTTTGATGTATGATGTAGACTCGGTATGTTCCATTGATTGTAGCTAATCATAAACTATTCCTTTTGGGTTGGGGAATGTTATGGAAGTGGGTTATCATCTTGTTGAGTTTGACAATTAATTGGGTTGATCTGCAACCTATCTTGTTAATGGTGAATTGTGTTTGGAACTGACCTTTACCTTGTCACACATTTCTCTTATTATGTCCTATTATATTGACCTAATAGAtatttttggatgttgcaagggATATGTATAAGGAAAAAATCATTTAAGAATTTAGGAGTTGTTATTTGATGAAAATAATGTGCAAATATTTATTCTTGATATAAGCGTCAATATAAAGTTTATGAAGTGTGTGAAGTCAGTGCATGATAGATTCAGATTTGACCTTCAAATAGGACTGCACTATCTACATTTGAGATGTTTCTTCTACAATTCACCTTGTACAATTCTTTTCAATATTGAGGTATGTTGTGATACTGTATCTTTCCTTGAAGAAATGATCTTTAGTCTACAATTCATTATACCTTGTGCTAGGGTAGTGTGCCTTAGCCTACAAGTCCAGGTGGTAGTGAGATTTCTTGTCAATGTTCCTAAAACAAACATTGTAACTCTTTCTTTATATATTGTGAGTtagttcccatcatggttttttctcaTTTGGTTTCCCATGTAAAAAACTTGGTATCCGTGTGTGATGAATTTTCATTTCGGTTCTTCATTTCTACAAATctgaatttaattttaaaaatgttaatggatgaatgaattttagtttatgttgattcaccACCCCACCCCCCTAATCTAGTGTGTGTTGAATAGTTTAAAGCCTCGTGAGAAATATATATCACATTTTTCCAAAGAGGGTGTAGGTTTCTAACCTTCTTCTTTTTTGACATCCCCACCCCCATTGTATACTACAGCTATGTCTTCTTACAATTTTTCATCACAATAAGAGAgtattttgtatgagcttcttaaagccaactttattactcttcctttgaaaataaaaaagaaataatcATAAATGAAATCAAAACAATCCTTCTTTTTGCAAATATCATCAAATCTATGGTCATTCTACATAGACAATAAAACTCAACAACTTATTGTAAATGGTATCATTCAAATACTAGATAACAATGAGTTGGACTCTCAACTTATTTCTTCTACATAACATTTAATTTCCTATTATGTtgttcctcactatgtgacattgctaGCTCACCTATTGGGGGctctgttggcaatatggatgaattgattatgtgttgcattgatgttttatgattgatgtcaacactagctattatggttttggttaccgacagacgggttttggttaccggtagaagaactagtgttaccagcagaagggactatttgttggacacttccagcatgtttggatcaatggagtatgtttggttttatgtgttacatgcttcttgagcatgttttggtcatttggtattgacttggggatctgatgctatcatacactcctATAAACCTTatcggcatgggtttaaggtttaacccgCAGAGCTTTCACTTAGAAACCTTGACAGAATGCTAAGTGGTCttagtgtggcttctagatggaatttaggatgcagaaggtgatccctgatcatgcctcaactgttTGAAGACacttctttggtgtggtggacccagattaggttcagtgcctatctaggttatggaccggtatcatgttaacatgttctctacatgttactgagatgatttatggattggttattcttgttttggtcttaagctaacatggcatttcattgtaatatggatgtatgtaatgatcttattgtaatatgtttaagtggccgacctaattggtttaggccttagggtttgtataaaataatgtaagatctcattgtagatcatgaaaaAGAGAATGGAATGGGAATGAAATAAGTGTCGTGGTCATGAAatacaatatcatatgcgaaggagatttggtcgatcatagatgatcgaatcaagtttaaggaagaggtcaaaggcctctggtattgagctcaatcgagactataatcaggcatggtagatgctatctctggaagttcattattctggattgttgttcaattatcttgaggtggttataacctctctgtagtcaatgagactcttttgtaatgagcagtacgctctatgcagtgtgccttcctgcatgtggaggccccttattgtatcacatactttctgcagaagtatcatctgactgtgggtaggcttcccaccgtggtttttccctttctgggttttccacgtacaaatcatggcgTTTATGtgatatggttgcattgtgttaattctctatttcattcttaagttttattgcttactggtaactgtttctactattctggtattcaatgtttgtaagctccggttaaaggttattaagcggtttgattgatataatatgttaacaactgattcaccccccccccctccttgtTGTTCACccgttatcctaacaattggtatcagagctttggtcctcttttgcataagcttaaccgcttgaggtagatcctatggcagctaatacttctaatccatcgacaactatttttagaagataaatccctaagcttgatggaacaaattatgggatatggaaaatccaaatggagactcatcttagatgtcttggcaagaatatttgggagatcactgagaaaggctacacaccttatgatctggcatttggcaatcctgctcctgtagacctagacaagaatattgaaaatgattgcagagctagagaagctctcttgtgttCACTTACTaatcatcaaatcatgggattaactgataaatcatcagcaaagtTTATgtaggataaattgcaaactctgaatgaaggtgatcctactgtcaaaattgctaaacttgatggttaccaggtaaggtatgaaaacttcaagatggaagataatgaaagaattgctatatttatggaaagagtaaatgagattattatgggaattcaatgttgttgaggatctctaagtgaagatgaaatagttttcaaagtcttgagagcccttccactggcttacaagatgaaggcaactacaattaatgaactgagaacaatggcaaacacttcaattaacaaagacattctgattgggaaattatctgcttttgagcttgaagaatttggatcttctggagttgtaaagtgtgaacctatttttcatgcatcatcatctactgacaaaattgattggaaagccttataggcaaaataattggaagatatgaggaaagaagatgaagaatttgagcaacttgaagccctatttgctagaagagtacctaaaggatcgataggaagtaagtatgaaggaaaagcacctcttaaatgttttgcatgtaataagattggtcattttgcatctagatgtcctgaaaggaatgcaagatttgaagagagagttgagaaatcatttaagcctaatcaaaacagatatagat is part of the Cryptomeria japonica chromosome 10, Sugi_1.0, whole genome shotgun sequence genome and harbors:
- the LOC131076739 gene encoding G-type lectin S-receptor-like serine/threonine-protein kinase At2g19130: MNYVLKGQISISLRDLAVTIILLICTSGVYVSAITADEPGIISLGSSVRRDQKWLSSDGMFAMGIFSLKTGANYLGIWYANITSPMRTRIIWVANRDNPASNSASLDFRLDGNLVLLDQGKQIWSSNTSRLNVSFAQLDKTGNFLLISRHNSSSNGAVAVWESFDTPCDTLIPGMKIGLGSKLTAWKDSNDPARGRYSVIVDNDYVVRLYWNSTVAYWTSGEFDGGSSTYSNVPSLKRVNKRYNQIKLVLSSGKLMLLWNSTELYERIVVSHRGYMELQQYIVDDNINIWQQLWFAPDDPCKVHKACGSYGVCTPQQDRVMECACATGFRVSDSKSWDAEDTSKGCVRLLPLNCTANGGTNDKFLQLGDVKINDGGSPSSATGGKSDGWCSRKCISDCSCVAYSYQRNGSCFTYSDASSFDLRNSSASVAAAKDIHIRFSARQRLAAVSPSLAPAPGVAMTHSHKSHTIVKIVLLLVLPLLALASGCLSWNWCRKRRSVLMSGLPNYDLIAETPHRFTYDELRIVTKNFSHKVGSGGFGDVYKGFLSDNRTLAVKRLKKSKQIEKEFQTEVLIIGAIHHQNLVRLLGFCAEGSHRLLVYEYLENSSLDRFLFKSGKKKTLSWGRRFSIAVGTARGLAYIHEECRDRIMHFDVKPANILLDHDFAAKLSDFGTAKLVDRDMSRVITRTRGTRGYMAPEWLAKLPITTKADVYSYGITLLEIVSGRKNVNLNTASEKWFLPVWASSQLSKGELEQLPDIEIEEEKEKEEMERAVKVALWCIQEDPEARPSMATVVQVLQGDITLPDPPIPSAFTKSGGQTSSSDV